In one Plasmodium falciparum 3D7 genome assembly, chromosome: 14 genomic region, the following are encoded:
- a CDS encoding pantothenate kinase 2, putative: MGNTLGIECSFNYVHVTTVLINKKLIKESNNDSKNEKDIREEKEKKLPKNVSIPSNDNKLNMNVHLSWLKEKYKKEYINLEEDVSKSDEYNNCDDDYIKMKKNTFSYILDMQHIIDSDVQVFSLKKNSEKNVHTHISINELYKCFHEDDNLEKKFIKYLNFVKYHKLDISQIDTVNIQHLYDDEIAEIYFWSFKLKYLDECILKYYKKNINYMFINVTGKNKNLIKKKFLQITGKNNIFQHNEIKCINNSICFLKRFMPTNLYYFTKYNEENERASCTSQNDEDDEKKKKKKNLLYQSFINKEEVSEIKSYVIVNMKRAVCYHLVNEQNLIERIGTLYVGFRTVMGLFLLITGRPCSLQRICQLAKNGTNRTFDMTVQDIYGTSYSNAGLCKDLTASFFGNAQHIENVKNILNTYDEEKNINIKEEDDKLMNVYEYENESSCYENVSSCMSTEISECQEIFETEECIGFEVEKNNINYYRNKYSFLSKDKTKKLLVSNKNFNVYDNCKIPIFNFNSDSYCNYMNSFKSKEKLFKHNIEEQQKQEEGYKQKEDDNFLMNDIDNYLSIKHSLSDNEINMYEYHRKNYNLKKSFLKKLFKKQYLNENGKIIHNINLSIQKEVSSFILKNKKRFSYKTYDKQIVKKACKSITLKNVCSETNKNKMDSNLKDKTIVKYNTKMCDLSRSLLSMAIFTTVYLSYIHCNLYNADHIFFTGYNFEDDVCKELFQIIIKFLSHNRQKIYFAKISKYISSLGSAIELINWERIHIDN; encoded by the coding sequence ATGGGTAATACATTAGGTATTGAATGCTCATTTAACTATGTTCATGTAACAACTGTATTGATTAATAAAAAGTTAATAAAGGAAagtaataatgatagtaagaatgaaaaagatatacgggaagaaaaggaaaaaaaattgcCTAAGAATGTTAGTATTCCAAGTAATgacaataaattaaatatgaatGTGCATTTATCTTggttaaaagaaaaatacaaaaaggaatatattaaCTTGGAAGAAGATGTATCAAAATctgatgaatataataactGTGATGAcgattatattaaaatgaaaaagaatacTTTTTCTTACATTTTGGATATGCAACACATTATTGATAGTGATGTTCAAGTGTTTagtttaaaaaagaatagtgaaaaaaatgtacacacacatatatctataaatgagttatataaatgttttcaTGAAGATGATAaccttgaaaaaaaatttattaaatatcttaattttgtaaaatatcaCAAGTTGGATATTTCTCAAATTGATACTGTAAATATTCAGCATTTATATGATGATGAAATAGCTGAAATTTATTTTTGgtcatttaaattaaaatatttagacGAATGCatattgaaatattataaaaagaatataaattatatgtttataaatgtaacggggaaaaataaaaatcttattaaaaagaaatttctTCAAATAACaggtaaaaataatatattccagcataatgaaataaaatgtataaataattcaataTGTTTCCTAAAAAGGTTTATGCCAactaatttatattattttacaaaatataatgaagaaaatgaaagagCTAGCTGTACTAGCCAAAATGACGAAGACGacgaaaagaaaaaaaaaaaaaaaaatttattatatcaatcgttcataaataaagaagagGTTAGTGAAATAAAATCTTATGTAATAGTGAATATGAAACGAGCTGTTTGTTATCATTTAGTTAATGAACAAAATTTGATAGAAAGAATAGGAACGTTATATGTAGGATTTAGAACTGTTATGGGACTTTTCTTATTAATTACAGGTAGGCCTTGCTCTTTACAAAGAATATGCCAGCTAGCGAAAAATGGAACAAACAGAACTTTTGACATGACCGTTCAGGATATATATGGAACGTCCTATTCAAATGCAGGTTTATGTAAAGATTTAACGGCTTCCTTTTTTGGTAATGCTCAGCATATAGAAAATGTGAAGAATATTTTGAATACATATGATGaggagaaaaatattaatataaaagaagaagatgacAAATTAATGAATGTTTATGAATATGAGAATGAGAGTTCATGTTATGAGAATGTAAGCAGTTGTATGAGTACAGAAATTAGTGAATGTCAGGAAATTTTTGAAACGGAAGAATGTATTGGTTTTGAGGTTGAGAAGAATaacattaattattatagGAATAAATATTCCTTCTTAAGTAaagataaaacaaaaaaattgttaGTATCAAATAAGAATTTTAATGTATATGATAATTGCAAAATTcccatttttaattttaatagtGATTCTTATTGTAATTACATGAATAGTTTTAAaagtaaagaaaaattatttaagcATAATATTGAAGAGCAACAAAAACAAGAAGAAGGATACAAACAAAAAGAAGATGATAATTTTCTTATGAATGATATAGATAATTATTTATCAATAAAACATAGTTTAAGtgataatgaaataaatatgtatgaatATCATAGAAAAAactataatttaaaaaaaagttttttaaaaaaattatttaaaaagcaATATCTAAATGAGAATggtaaaattatacataatataaatttgtcAATTCAGAAAGAAGTCAGTTCatttatattgaaaaataaaaaaaggttttcatataaaacatatgatAAACAAATAGTCAAAAAAGCGTGTAAAAGTATTACTCTAAAAAATGTATGTTctgaaacaaataaaaacaaaatggatAGTAATTTAAAGGATAAAACCATAGTAAAATACAACACCAAAATGTGTGATTTATCCAGATCCTTATTATCAATGGCTATATTTACGACAGTTTATTTGTCGTATATTCattgtaatttatataatgctgatcacatattttttacagGATATAATTTTGAAGATGATGTATGCAAAGAACTTTTTCaaattatcataaaatttttatctcATAATAGGCAAAAAATATACTTTGCCAAAATATCTAAATATATTAGTAGTTTAGGATCAGCTATAGAATTAATTAATTGGGAACGAATTCACATAGACAATTAA
- a CDS encoding succinyl-CoA ligase, putative — protein sequence MISKRTNSTFLIIKNYYNVWVGYNKNVQHNSYFKNSLDYIFKPRSIGIIGATERKGSVGNSIVDNLIKGESNYKLYFVNSKGSKIYNRQSYKSLKDIKEDSIDLAVIAVPRNNVVNVMHELKIKNVRGVVIITAGFKETGAEGLRLENEIINIGKTNNMRIIGPNCLGIIHSYHNMNASFASSDILKGHFSLLSQSGAICSAALDLSLQHNIGFSHFISVGSMCDVQFYELVEYLFYDVNTKYILLYVESIGDMNRFVAVCKKVCLYKPIILLKSGKTAKAAEAAISHTGSMVGNYEIFYATMKKLGVLVVDNFEELFNMCKVLNSSKYPETNEVCVVTNAGGPGVLLVDNIIKNDGVLSNLNDKLKNNLNSFLPDSWSKANPIDILGDASPVLYKKTIDAIIKDDQYKNIIVLLSPQSVTEPLDTANEIINLKKQANEQGRLILCNYLGGTALEESANMLNKNYIPTFVHPEHSVQNLLKLYENIKHIQGIYEEIPEGLSNSVENHYLNKLIEEYYYMKNKSDIHMSPKKKKSIDIIKKAIQNKSYILNEFDSKVILQNYDIPIVQTRIFENVDDIKDYDHFAFPCAMKIYSDKITHKKDIGGVILNINNKEELIESYKKIYNNVKAHSLEKYFKGVTIQDMVNINDGIEVILGYYYDNNFGPVLLFGSGGSYVEIFKDSVLLIPPLNFSYTHHTIKNTKIYKALAGNYSRFTKCDMSKLITTIVKFSELILDLLPYINECDINPLYVCGDKIIALDARFTLRKNNITDKQENIYYDTFSKIYPIDFISFNDKKKNDSNFLEGSNNINVSNNIPNETTLNSSLDKIDSITRCIHSYDFKLIHKFCIDNYKELHNSTFFYTDVDSIKSELFSYELCNCDYDLYNVILYFNNKQINGLMKIEKRNDNNHCYIYAKDNSTFYILIQKLNILAKKQNNKHNYVYLKTNSPYIQDLQSMKYNLEHTYKDVSCYKSNN from the coding sequence atgattagtaaaagaacaaattctacctttcttataataaaaaattattataacgTATGGGTGGGATACAACAAGAATGTACAACATAattcttattttaaaaatagttTGGATTATATTTTCAAACCGAGAAGTATTGGAATTATTGGCGCCACTGAAAGAAAAGGTTCTGTTGGGAATTCTATTGTAGATAACCTAATAAAAGGAGAATCAAATTATAagttatattttgtaaattctAAAGGTAGTAAGATTTATAATAGACAGAGTTATAAAAgtttaaaagatataaaagagGATAGTATCGATTTAGCTGTTATAGCAGTACCCCGAAATAATGTTGTAAATGTTATGcatgaattaaaaattaaaaatgttcGTGGTGTTGTTATAATAACAGCTGGATTTAAAGAAACAGGGGCAGAAGGATTACGTctagaaaatgaaataattaatataggTAAAACTAATAATATGAGAATAATAGGACCGAATTGCTTAGGTATAATTCATTCTTATCATAATATGAATGCTTCCTTTGCAAGTagtgatatattaaaaggacacttttctttattatcacaAAGTGGAGCCATTTGTTCAGCTGCTTTAGATTTATCACTTCAACATAATATTGGATTTTCTCATTTCATATCTGTTGGATCAATGTGTGATGTTCAATTTTATGAATTAgtagaatatttattttatgatgtGAAtaccaaatatattttattatatgtagaaTCTATTGGAGATATGAACAGATTTGTTGCTGTATGCAAGAAAGTGTGCTTATATAAAcctataattcttttaaaaagCGGGAAAACAGCCAAAGCAGCTGAAGCAGCTATCTCACATACTGGTTCTATGGTGGGTAATTATGAAATCTTTTATGCAACCATGAAAAAGTTAGGTGTTTTAGTTGTTGATAATTTTgaagaattatttaatatgtgtAAAGTATTAAATTCTTCAAAATACCCAGAAACCAATGAAGTATGTGTTGTTACAAATGCAGGTGGGCCAGGTGTCTTATTagttgataatattataaaaaatgatgggGTATTAAGTAACTTAAacgataaattaaaaaataatctaAATAGCTTCTTACCAGATTCTTGGAGCAAAGCAAATCCAATAGATATACTTGGAGATGCATCACccgtattatataaaaaaacaatagatgctataataaaagatgatcaatataaaaatattatagtcTTATTATCACCCCAAAGTGTAACTGAACCATTAGATACAGCCAATGAAATTATTAATCTTAAAAAACAAGCTAATGAACAAGGAAGGTTAATTTTATGTAATTATCTTGGTGGCACAGCATTAGAAGAATCAGcaaatatgttaaataaaaattatattccaACATTTGTACATCCGGAACATTCAGttcaaaatttattaaaattatatgaaaacaTTAAGCATATACAAGGAATCTATGAAGAGATACCAGAAGGTTTGTCAAACTCAGTAGAAAATCATTATCTTAACAAATTAATagaagaatattattatatgaaaaacaaaagtgatatacatatgtctccaaaaaaaaaaaaatctattgatataataaaaaaagctatacaaaataaaagttatattttaaatgaattTGATTCCAAAgttatattacaaaattatGATATTCCAATAGTCCAAACCAGAATATTTGAAAATGTCGATGATATTAAAGATTATGACCATTTTGCTTTTCCATGTgctatgaaaatatattcagATAAAATAACTCATAAAAAGGATATAGGTGGAgtcatattaaatattaataataaggaaGAATTAATTGaatcttataaaaaaatctATAATAATGTTAAGGCACATAGTTTAGAAAAATACTTCAAAGGTGTAACAATTCAAGATATGgtaaatattaatgatgGTATAGAAGTTATTCTaggttattattatgataataattttggacctgttttattatttggatCTGGAGGTTCATATGtagaaatatttaaagatAGTGTTTTGTTAATACCACCtcttaatttttcatatacaCATCATActattaaaaatacaaaaatttataaagcATTAGCAGGAAATTATTCTCGCTTTACAAAATGTGACATGTCAAAACTTATAACAACCATTGTTAAATTTTCAGAATTAATATTAGATCTTTTaccatatataaatgaatgtGATATTAACccattatatgtatgtggaGATAAAATCATTGCACTAGATGCAAGATTTAccttaagaaaaaataacatcACTGATAAgcaagaaaatatttattatgatactttttctaaaatatatCCTATTGATTTCATATCctttaatgataaaaaaaaaaatgatagtaATTTTTTAGAAGGTagcaataatataaatgtatcaaataatataccAAACGAAACAACCCTAAATTCTAGTTTAGATAAAATTGATTCTATAACTAGATGTATTCATTCCTATGACTTTAAGCTTATTCATAAATTTTGTATAGATAATTACAAAGAATTACATAATAGCACCTTTTTTTATACTGACGTAGATAGTATAAAATCAGAATTATTTTCCTATGAATTATGTAATTGTgattatgatttatataatgtaattttGTATTTCAATAACAAACAAATTAATGGCTTAATGAAAAtcgaaaaaagaaatgataataatcattGTTATATCTATGCAAAAGATAATTCCACTTTTTATATCttaatacaaaaattaaatatccttgcaaagaaacaaaataacaaacataattatgtttatttaaaaaCTAATTCTCCATATATCCAAGATTTACAATCCATGAAGTACAATTTAGAGCATACATATAAAGATGTATCTTGTTATAAAAGTAACAATTAA
- a CDS encoding trafficking protein particle complex subunit 5, putative: MDKSKSSIEKELNRIKQDVSLSAFSILFSEMVQYCLYKSKRGYRIEDCLHEMGLRVGYKLNEYLTYKNKVKRSINIINILTFISKHVWKYLFQHSSDLLKSQDSIYEYMICDKNILLNKFINVPKDYGNINCAAFAAGIVEGFLCSSEFQADVTAHTIHEGDDNYNTTIFIKFYPEVVEREKNH, from the coding sequence ATGGATAAATCAAAAAGTTCCATAGAGAAAGAATTAAATAGGATAAAACAGGATGTGAGCTTAAGCGCATTTAGTATCCTCTTTAGTGAAATGGTacaatattgtttatataaaagtaaaagaGGATATCGAATAGAAGATTGTTTACATGAAATGGGTTTACGTGTAggttataaattaaatgaatatttaacatataaGAATAAAGTGAAAAGAagcataaatattattaatattttaacattCATATCTAAACATGTGtggaaatatttatttcagCATTCATCTGATTTACTTAAATCTCAAGATAGTATTTATGAGTATATGATatgtgataaaaatattttattaaataaatttataaatgtacCAAAAGATTATGGAAATATAAATTGTGCTGCCTTTGCAGCAGGTATTGTTGAAGGCTTCCTCTGTAGTTCTGAATTCCAAGCAGATGTTACAGCGCACACTATTCATGAAGgcgatgataattataacactactatttttattaaattttatccGGAAGTAGtggaaagagaaaaaaaccACTAG
- a CDS encoding HSP40, subfamily A, giving the protein MFFSSGFPFDSMGGQQARRKREVNNNKFYEVLNLKKNCTTDEVKKAYRKLAIIHHPDKGGDPEKFKEISRAYEVLSDEEKRKLYDEYGEEGLENGEQPADATDLFDFILNAGKGKKKRGEDIVSEVKVTLEQLYNGATKKLAISKDIICTNCEGHGGPKDAKVDCKQCNGRGTKTYMRYHSSVLHQTEVTCNTCRGKGKIFNEKDKCANCKGMCVLKTRKIIEVYIPKGAPNKHKIVFNGEADEKPNVITGNLVVILNEKQHPVFRREGIDLFMNYKISLYESLTGFVAEVTHLDERKILVNCTNSGFIRHGDIREVLDEGMPTYKDPFKKGNLYITFEVEYPMDLIITNENKEVLKILKKQNEVEKKYDLENSELEVVSCSPVDKEYIKVRVTKQQQQQQQEAYDDEDHQPEMEGGRVACAQQ; this is encoded by the exons atgtttttcTCATCAGGTTTTCCATTTGACTCTATGGGTGGTCAACAAGCCCGTAGAAAAAGAGaa gttaataataacaaattttACGAAGTtttgaatttaaaaaaaaattgtactACTGACGAAGTAAAAAAAGCGTATCGTAAGCTAGCTATTATTCATCATCCAGATAAAGGAGGTGATCCAGAAAAGTTCAAAGAAATATCAAGAGCATATGAAGTATTATcagatgaagaaaaaaggaaattgtATGATGAGTATGGTGAAGAAGGTTTAGAAAATGGAGAACAACCAGCTGATGCAACAGATTTATTTGACTTTATTTTAAATGCTGgaaaaggaaagaaaaagaGAGGTGAAGATATTGTGAGTGAAGTAAAAGTAACACTTgaacaattatataatggAGCAACAAAAAAGCTAGCTATAAGTaaagatattatatgtacaaatTGTGAAGGTCATGGTGGTCCAAAAGATGCTAAAGTAGATTGTAAACAGTGTAATGGAAGAGGAACCAAGACCTACATGAGATATCATTCAAGCGTTTTACATCAAACGGAAGTAACTTGTAATACATGTCGTGGAAAaggtaaaatatttaatgaaaaagataaatgTGCTAATTGTAAAGGTATGTGTGTATTGAAAACAAGGAAAATAATTGAAGTATATATTCCTAAAGGTGCACCAAATAAACACAAAATAGTTTTTAATGGTGAAGCTGATGAAAAACCAAATGTTATTACCGGAAATCTTGttgttatattaaatgaaaagcAACATCCTGTATTTAGAAGAGAAGGAATTGATTTATTTATGAATTACAAAATCTCCTTATATGAATCTTTAACAGGTTTTGTTGCAGAAGTTACACATCTTGATGAAAGGAAAATATTAGTAAACTGCACAAACAGTGGTTTTATAAGACATGGAGATATTAGAGAAGTTCTTGATGAAGGTATGCCAACATATAAAGATCCATtcaaaaaaggaaatttatatattacatttgaGGTTGAATATCCAATGGatttaattataacaaaTGAAAACAAAGAAGTTTTGAAAatcttaaaaaaacaaaatgaagttgaaaaaaaatatgactTAGAAAATAGTGAACTAGAAGTTGTTTCCTGCTCACCTGttgataaagaatatattaaagttAGAGTTAccaaacaacaacaacaacaacaacaagaAGCATACGACGATGAAGATCATCAACCAGAAATGGAAGGTGGAAGAGTAGCTTGTGCTCAACAATAA
- a CDS encoding eukaryotic translation initiation factor eIF2A, putative, whose translation MIPDNNENNNNLYFLAFSKNKVTIYEYDVDLSKNIVDDINDEIKRCEEEDEKNKINENTVPMTNDEKKVDMNHIRNNNIINNNTNNTNQIKKSTNKFNNDFVLNRGIKIYKEYDDVELATCTNDYKKIILVRKSDLNVAEIIDIKSENKNVTCIKTKTQIKRIITSPRDNYIVLHCQYKPDITNTNLYVYKLNVKSSKKKKKKDKKNSECENIKGEENSVGKENDNYEEEKKNINMNNNNVPIHNNNNNSDNNESTNDNIIYNENLIIELTLKSYSNKNWPFFKWSDSESICTCLINNQVYIYKDNNFNTTVNKLKLDNIEFFDISPELNNKKGILIATYEQGSKGNPSIFKIFHIDNLNKHIYSKNFFNSDEIKLKWNKNGSSLLLQIHTQVDKEKQSYYGSSNLYFIDTVTLKDVNVMTNKGLIYDTIWSNNQNKFYVCKGEIPAEIVLHDKNGNVSHSYGRHKFNTLKLNYNEKLLLTGGFGNLSGDISIWNTSTKKEITKTKSSCAVICEFFNDGKHFLTATTHPRLRVDNNLKIFKYNGLIVSRINFEELYNVIILPFNKIKFQQTEEPVDINLEHTTLQPYINKQLGIDSKKTGIYRAPRSTGLVNLNGYLSSKLPDREKSSLPPGCNFVNENKNYNKKKKKKRSSKSKQKRETF comes from the coding sequence ATGATACcagataataatgaaaacaataataatttatatttcttagcATTTAGTAAAAATAAAGTGACGATTTATGAATATGATGTGGATTTAAGTAAAAATATTGTAGATGATATTAATGATGAAATTAAAAGATGTGAAGAGGAAgatgagaaaaataaaataaatgaaaatacagTTCCTATGAcgaatgatgaaaaaaaagttgATATGAAtcatataagaaataataatataataaataataatacaaacaaTACGAATCAGATAAAAAAATCtacaaataaatttaataatgattttgttttaaatcgtggtattaaaatatataaggaaTATGACGATGTTGAACTAGCCACATGTACAAATgactataaaaaaattatcctTGTAAGAAAAAGTGATTTAAATGTAGCCGAAATTATTGATATAAAaagtgaaaataaaaatgtgacatgtataaaaacaaaaacacaAATTAAAAGGATTATTACGAGTCCTAGGGATAACTACATTGTTTTACATTGTCAATACAAGCCTGATATAACAAATACGaatttgtatgtatataaattaaatgtaaaatcttctaagaaaaaaaaaaagaaagacaAAAAGAATTCAGAATGTGAAAATATAAAGGGTGAAGAAAATTCAGtaggaaaagaaaatgataattatgaagaagaaaagaaaaatattaatatgaataataataatgtgccgatacataataataataataacagtgATAATAACGAATCAactaatgataatattatatataatgaaaaccTTATTATAGAACTTACACTCAAAAGTTATAGTAACAAAAATTGGCCTTTCTTCAAATGGAGTGATAGCGAATCTATATGCACTTGTCTAATTAATAACcaagtatatatttataaagataataatttcAATACAACTGTGAACAAACTGAAATTAGATAATATTgaattttttgatatatctcctgaattaaataataagaaaggAATATTAATAGCTACATATGAACAAGGAAGTAAAGGAAATCCatcaatttttaaaatatttcatattgataatttaaataaacacATATACTCAAAAAACTTTTTTAATTCAGATGAAATAAAACTCAAGTGGAATAAAAATGGGAGTTCcttattattacaaatacATACCCAAGTAGATAAAGAGAAACAGTCATATTATGGTTCAAgcaatttatattttattgataCTGTAACATTAAAGGATGTAAATGTTATGACTAATAAAGGATTAATATATGATACCATATGGtcaaataatcaaaataaattttatgtatGTAAAGGTGAAATCCCAGCAGAAATTGTTCTACatgataaaaatggaaaTGTCTCGCATTCATATGGAAGACATAAATTTAATACGCtcaaattaaattataatgaaaaattattattaacaggAGGATTTGGAAACTTAAGTGGAGATATATCTATTTGGAATACCTCAaccaaaaaagaaattacaaAAACCAAATCATCATGTGCAGTCATATGtgaattttttaatgatGGGAAACATTTCTTAACAGCTACAACTCATCCAAGATTAAGAgttgataataatttgaaaatatttaaatataatggtTTAATAGTTAGTAGAATTAATTttgaagaattatataatgttatcATTTTaccatttaataaaattaaattccAACAAACAGAGGAACCTGTTGATATCAATTTAGAACATACTACTTTACAaccatatattaataaacaaCTAGGTATTGATTCCAAAAAAACAGGGATATATAGAGCACCAAGATCTACTGGTCTAGTTAACTTAAATGGATATCTTTCTTCAAAACTTCCAGATAGGGAAAAATCTTCCTTACCTCCTGGATGTAATTTtgttaatgaaaataaaaattataataaaaagaaaaaaaaaaagagaagtTCAAAAAGTAAACAAAAGAGAGAAACAttctaa
- a CDS encoding translocation protein SEC62, putative: MSNRMEELDPDMLGVLKCAFNAGVKVKSAAEVGKRAVEYFRGDDFVNFLSTNGEMLKKKFPNLFINRNLSDMKEIEEFADMFIQKGYIYKAQYKPIKGINEKDENGVYKRPKWPKRLIMTSKQNFDKTSFYILVHERNKKLQYFMLISLISIVLICCMFPVWPLRLKLALWHISVAFLTLISIIIVGRLVAFIFFWFFGVDYWIFPNLFDEECNVVESFLPLQSWVYRNDTWFLFVARMCTAVLLAIAIQQLGKTHSIADIRNFATQSYIDIIEWGNKKLAASPENVSMYKSIDSKATFEGNVDDDDTVYDENEENYDCLKKCGFTSFEELVRKCFLKCECMEKVIKSECYKKKCSKVTKAVLDEAHKEACFDKSDN, encoded by the exons atgaGTAACAGAATGGAG GAATTAGATCCTGATATGCTTGGAGTGCTTAAGTGCGCTTTCAATGCAGGAGTAAAAGTGAAAAGTGCAGCGGAGGTTGGAAAGAGAGCAGTAGAATATTTTAGAGGTGACGattttgtaaattttttaagtACTAATGGtgaaatgttaaaaaagaaatttcctaatttatttataaatagaaATTTATCAGATATGAAAGAAATTGAAGAATTTGCTGACATGTTCATACAAAaaggatatatttataaagctCAATATAAACCAATAAAAggaataaatgaaaaagatgaaaatggTGTTTATAAAAGACCTAAATGGCCAAAACGATTAATTATGACTTCAAAAcaaaattttgataaaacaagtttttatatattagtacatgaaagaaataaaaaattacaatattttatgttaataAGTTTAATAAGTATAGTTTTAATTTGTTGTATGTTTCCAGTTTGGCCACTCAGATTAAAATTAGCTTTATGGCATATTTCAGTAGCATTCTTAACATTAATATCAATAATCATAGTAGGAAGATTAGTtgcttttattttcttctggTTTTTTGGTGTAGATTATTGGATATTCCCAAATTTATTTGATGAAGAATGTAATGTAGTAGAATCATTTTTGCCATTACAATCATGGGTTTATAGAAATGACACATGGTTTTTATTTGTAGCAAGAATGTGTACAGCTGTTTTGTTAGCCATAGCCATACAACAATTGGGTAAAACTCATTCCATTGCAGATATACGTAATTTTGCTACACAATcatatattgatattattGAGTGGGGTAATAAGAAATTAGCTGCTTCTCCTGAAAATGTTTCAATGTATAAATCTATAGATTCAAAAGCAACCTTTGAAGGAAACGTAGATGACGATGATACCGtttatgatgaaaatgaagaaaattatgattgtttaaaaaaatgtggATTTACAAGTTTTGAAGAATTAGTTAGAAAATGTTTCTTAAAGTGTGAATGCATGGAG aaAGTTATTAAGTCAGAATGCTACAAGAAAAAATGCTCCAAAGTTACAAAGGCTGTTCTGGATGAAGCACATAAAGAAGCATGTTTTGATAAATCAgacaattaa